Proteins from one Mycolicibacter virginiensis genomic window:
- a CDS encoding thiolase C-terminal domain-containing protein — translation MSTPGRPLPAVTPENESFWTAGADGVLRLQKCVDCAALIHPPQPVCRYCRSTNMGVRDVSGRATLAGFTVNHRFSLPGLPAPYVVAQVAINEDPRVRLTTNIIDCDPDQLELGQQVEVAFEHIEDVWLPLFRPVPAGAEDAATKPLPDDEIAPEDYAQHVRPMVTSDKFEDKVALTGIGASRLGRRLMAAPLALTVEACQAAVADAGLTFGDIDGLSTYPGLDVAGMGEGGVSALEGALGFRPTWINGGMDTFGPSGSVIAAMMAVATGLARHVLCFRTVWESTFNELLKVGKASPPGGPRTNSWQVPFGATSAAHTLALNAQRHFHRYGTTRETLGWIALNQRANAALNPTAIYRDPMSMDDYLSARMITTPFGLYDCDVPCDGAVAVVVSAVDVARDLAKPPIRVEAVGTQIIERTDWDQSTLTHEPQVLGQSAHLWSRTALRPADVDVAELYDGFTFNCLSWIEALGFCGIGEAKSFLDGGVNIARDGVLPLNTHGGQLSHGRTHGMGLIHEAVTQLRGEAGERQVPGARVAVASSGGLTPSGVILLRTDS, via the coding sequence GTGAGCACACCTGGGCGCCCCCTTCCCGCGGTCACCCCCGAGAACGAATCCTTTTGGACCGCTGGCGCTGATGGCGTGCTACGGCTGCAGAAGTGTGTCGACTGCGCCGCACTGATCCATCCGCCACAACCGGTGTGCCGGTATTGCCGCAGCACGAACATGGGTGTGCGCGACGTGTCTGGGCGAGCCACGCTGGCGGGGTTCACCGTCAACCACCGATTCAGCCTGCCCGGTCTGCCGGCGCCCTATGTGGTGGCCCAGGTAGCGATCAACGAAGACCCACGAGTTCGACTGACCACCAACATCATCGACTGCGACCCTGATCAACTCGAGCTGGGCCAGCAAGTGGAGGTGGCGTTCGAGCACATCGAGGACGTCTGGCTGCCGCTGTTTCGTCCCGTACCGGCCGGTGCGGAAGATGCAGCGACCAAGCCGCTCCCCGACGACGAGATCGCGCCCGAGGACTACGCACAGCATGTGCGCCCAATGGTGACCTCCGACAAGTTCGAGGACAAGGTGGCGCTCACCGGGATCGGGGCTTCACGGCTGGGCCGTCGGCTCATGGCTGCGCCACTGGCTCTGACCGTGGAGGCATGCCAGGCGGCCGTCGCCGACGCAGGCTTGACCTTCGGGGACATCGACGGACTCTCCACGTACCCGGGCTTAGACGTCGCGGGCATGGGTGAGGGCGGGGTCTCGGCGCTGGAGGGCGCGTTGGGATTCCGCCCGACCTGGATCAACGGCGGCATGGACACCTTCGGTCCGAGCGGCTCCGTCATTGCCGCGATGATGGCCGTGGCCACCGGGCTGGCCCGCCACGTGTTGTGTTTCCGAACCGTGTGGGAATCGACATTCAACGAGCTGCTGAAAGTAGGCAAAGCCTCACCACCCGGCGGACCGCGCACGAACAGCTGGCAGGTGCCGTTCGGCGCCACCTCGGCGGCACACACCCTGGCACTCAATGCGCAGCGGCATTTCCACCGCTACGGCACCACCCGCGAGACCCTCGGCTGGATCGCGTTGAACCAGCGGGCCAATGCCGCACTCAACCCGACGGCGATCTACCGCGATCCGATGAGCATGGACGACTACCTGTCCGCGCGGATGATCACCACCCCGTTCGGTCTCTACGACTGCGACGTCCCGTGCGATGGCGCGGTCGCGGTGGTTGTGTCGGCCGTCGACGTGGCACGCGACTTGGCCAAGCCGCCGATCCGAGTCGAGGCGGTCGGCACCCAGATCATCGAGCGAACCGACTGGGACCAGAGCACGCTGACCCACGAACCGCAGGTCCTCGGCCAGTCCGCGCACCTGTGGTCGCGCACGGCGTTGCGGCCGGCGGACGTCGACGTCGCCGAACTCTACGACGGGTTCACCTTCAACTGCCTGTCTTGGATTGAGGCACTGGGCTTCTGCGGCATCGGTGAGGCGAAGAGCTTTCTGGACGGGGGCGTCAACATCGCACGCGACGGGGTGCTGCCGCTGAACACCCACGGCGGTCAGCTCTCGCACGGCCGCACGCATGGCATGGGACTGATTCACGAGGCCGTCACCCAGCTGCGCGGTGAGGCCGGTGAACGCCAGGTTCCCGGCGCCCGGGTCGCGGTGGCGAGCAGCGGCGGACTGACACCGAGTGGGGTCATCTTGCTGCGGACCGACTCGTGA
- a CDS encoding alpha/beta hydrolase: protein MVSADGVPMSALVAEVPDPHAVIVALHGGGTTSIYFDCPGQPTLSLLRTGAAQGYTVIALDRPGYGSSALYPEAMTEPEQRVRLAYLAVDRILGERARGAGLFVLGHSNGCELAVRMAAADRGAGLLGLELAGTGLHYQDAARTALSSAVPGQRPAGLRELLWEPASLYPEAVLRGITNASSGAPYEADMVASWPRRDFPSLAAQVRVPVRFTFAEHEKVWESGPDAQREIRNIFTVADSFTTNQQPEAGHNLSLGFSAAAYHRSVLSFVNVCATAVIARDSEVS from the coding sequence ATGGTCAGCGCCGACGGGGTGCCGATGTCGGCACTGGTCGCCGAGGTCCCCGATCCGCATGCGGTGATCGTCGCGCTGCACGGCGGCGGCACCACGTCGATCTATTTCGACTGCCCCGGACAACCCACACTGTCACTGCTGAGAACCGGTGCGGCGCAGGGCTACACCGTGATCGCGTTGGATCGTCCGGGCTACGGCAGCTCGGCGCTGTATCCGGAGGCGATGACCGAGCCCGAGCAACGCGTCCGGCTGGCCTACCTGGCGGTCGATCGGATCCTTGGGGAACGGGCACGTGGCGCGGGGCTGTTCGTGCTGGGTCATTCCAACGGCTGTGAGCTGGCGGTGCGGATGGCCGCGGCCGATCGCGGCGCGGGCCTGCTGGGCCTGGAACTGGCCGGCACCGGGCTGCACTACCAGGACGCTGCGCGCACCGCATTGAGTTCGGCCGTTCCGGGCCAACGGCCCGCCGGTCTGCGCGAACTGCTCTGGGAGCCCGCCTCGCTGTATCCGGAGGCGGTGCTACGCGGGATCACCAACGCGTCCTCGGGCGCACCGTATGAAGCCGACATGGTGGCCAGTTGGCCACGCCGGGACTTTCCGTCACTGGCCGCACAGGTTCGGGTGCCGGTGCGCTTCACCTTCGCCGAGCACGAGAAGGTCTGGGAGTCCGGCCCCGACGCGCAGCGCGAGATCCGCAACATCTTCACCGTCGCAGACAGTTTCACGACCAACCAGCAGCCCGAGGCGGGCCACAATCTCAGCCTCGGATTCAGCGCCGCGGCATACCACCGCTCGGTGCTGTCATTCGTCAACGTTTGCGCGACCGCTGTTATCGCGCGGGACTCGGAGGTCAGCTGA
- a CDS encoding NAD(P)-dependent oxidoreductase produces MRVGFIGLGSQGAPMARRIVEGGYATTLWARRDGTLEPFSDTEARIADSPAKLAGQSDLVCLCVVGDSDVEEVVRGDNGVLAGLQPGGIIAIHSTVHPDTCRRLAQHCAERQVSVIDAPVSGGGPAAAAGTLLVMAGGEADVVERCRPVFETYADRVVHLGDLGSGQVTKLLNNLLFTANLGTAATALALGKQLGVATDRLAEVVSGGSANSFALNSIRGSGGTLDRLAGLAGALLQKDVRLVSDLAERAGAAPGAVLDAADAALSLMDHPR; encoded by the coding sequence ATGCGCGTCGGATTCATCGGGTTGGGCAGCCAGGGCGCGCCGATGGCGCGGCGCATCGTCGAGGGCGGCTACGCCACGACGTTGTGGGCGCGAAGGGACGGCACACTGGAACCCTTCTCCGACACCGAGGCACGCATCGCCGACTCCCCCGCGAAGCTGGCCGGCCAGAGCGACTTGGTCTGCCTGTGCGTGGTCGGTGACTCCGATGTCGAGGAAGTGGTCCGGGGCGACAACGGTGTGCTGGCCGGCCTGCAGCCCGGCGGGATCATCGCGATTCACAGCACGGTCCATCCCGACACCTGTCGCCGGTTGGCGCAACACTGTGCCGAACGGCAGGTCTCGGTGATCGATGCGCCGGTGAGCGGGGGCGGCCCGGCCGCCGCGGCCGGCACATTGCTGGTGATGGCCGGAGGCGAAGCCGACGTCGTGGAGCGTTGCCGGCCGGTGTTCGAGACCTATGCCGACCGGGTGGTTCATCTGGGCGATCTCGGCTCCGGCCAAGTAACCAAGTTGCTCAACAACCTGTTGTTCACCGCCAACCTCGGGACTGCAGCGACGGCGCTGGCTCTGGGCAAGCAGTTGGGCGTCGCCACCGACCGGCTCGCCGAGGTGGTCTCCGGTGGCAGCGCGAACAGCTTCGCGCTGAACAGCATCCGGGGTTCCGGCGGCACTCTGGACCGGTTGGCCGGGCTGGCGGGAGCCCTGCTGCAAAAGGATGTCCGATTGGTGTCCGACTTGGCGGAGCGGGCCGGGGCTGCGCCCGGCGCGGTGCTCGATGCCGCCGATGCGGCGCTGTCGCTGATGGACCACCCCCGGTGA
- a CDS encoding cytochrome P450, producing MTKAELIFDPFSEEYYENPFDIYRRMREEAPLYYNAEEDFYALTRHEDVSAALKDFETYSSARGCDLAMVRSGEAPQKMIIFMDPPDHRHMRSLLNKAFTPRAIQAQRDTVVEQVERFLGAVDPNGFDVVQDFSGPFPVEVITRMAGVPDEYRQQVRHWIDTSLHREPGQIEVSEAGMQATIETATYYYGLIQERRIDPQDDMISRLIAAEMPGEDGQMRRLDDIEITGFASLLGAAGAETVTKLVGNAAVIFARQPDQWQKLLDDRSKVPAAVEELLRYEGPVQYNVRYTLKEAHVAGGTIPAGKPVFLIAAAANRDPEAFTDPDTFDIDRDQTQAQHLGLGYGIHSCLGAALARMESVIALERLLDFMPRYEVDWAGLQRVHMQNVSGWKNVPVRVLR from the coding sequence ATGACCAAGGCGGAACTCATCTTCGACCCGTTCTCCGAAGAGTATTACGAGAACCCGTTTGACATCTATCGGCGCATGCGCGAGGAAGCGCCGCTGTACTACAACGCCGAAGAGGACTTCTACGCGCTGACGCGCCACGAAGATGTGTCGGCGGCTCTCAAGGACTTCGAGACCTATTCGTCGGCCCGGGGCTGCGATCTCGCGATGGTGCGCTCGGGTGAGGCGCCGCAGAAGATGATCATCTTCATGGACCCTCCGGATCACCGGCATATGCGCAGCCTGCTCAACAAGGCCTTCACCCCGCGCGCGATTCAGGCCCAGCGCGACACCGTCGTCGAGCAGGTCGAGCGGTTCCTGGGCGCCGTCGACCCCAACGGTTTCGACGTGGTGCAGGACTTCTCCGGGCCGTTCCCGGTGGAGGTCATCACCCGGATGGCCGGGGTGCCCGATGAGTACCGGCAACAGGTACGGCATTGGATCGACACCTCGCTGCACCGTGAGCCGGGGCAGATCGAGGTCAGCGAGGCCGGTATGCAGGCCACTATCGAGACCGCGACCTACTACTACGGACTGATCCAGGAACGGCGCATCGACCCGCAGGACGACATGATCAGCAGGCTGATCGCCGCCGAAATGCCCGGCGAAGACGGCCAGATGCGGCGCCTCGACGATATCGAGATCACCGGATTCGCCTCGCTGCTCGGGGCCGCCGGCGCGGAAACCGTCACCAAGCTGGTCGGCAACGCGGCGGTGATCTTCGCCCGCCAGCCCGACCAATGGCAGAAACTCCTCGACGATCGCAGCAAGGTTCCTGCCGCAGTCGAGGAACTGCTGCGCTACGAGGGCCCGGTGCAGTACAACGTCCGCTACACCCTCAAGGAAGCCCACGTCGCCGGCGGCACCATTCCGGCCGGCAAACCGGTGTTCTTGATCGCCGCGGCGGCCAACCGGGATCCCGAAGCGTTCACCGATCCCGACACTTTCGACATCGACCGAGACCAGACGCAGGCGCAACACCTGGGCCTGGGGTACGGGATCCACAGCTGTCTGGGGGCGGCGCTGGCCCGGATGGAAAGCGTCATCGCCTTGGAGCGACTGCTGGACTTCATGCCTCGCTACGAAGTGGATTGGGCTGGCCTGCAACGAGTTCACATGCAGAACGTCTCCGGCTGGAAGAACGTTCCCGTCCGCGTGTTGCGTTAG
- a CDS encoding ferredoxin: protein MSRRQVVVDYGLCESNAICMGINPEVFHVDDDDNLFILKPDITAETEHDVAEAVRRCPRQALAIVDD, encoded by the coding sequence ATGTCACGCCGACAGGTAGTGGTCGATTACGGGCTGTGCGAATCCAATGCGATCTGCATGGGCATCAACCCGGAGGTGTTCCACGTCGATGACGACGACAACCTCTTCATTCTCAAGCCTGACATCACCGCCGAGACCGAACACGACGTCGCCGAGGCGGTCCGTCGCTGCCCCCGCCAGGCGCTGGCGATCGTCGACGACTAG
- a CDS encoding DUF1330 domain-containing protein, translating into MANAPKGYIILTEAIKDPAGMVAYGKAAGPTMANATILAVETQHEVLEGEWHGNQTVVLEFESVDAARAWYNSEGYQEAVKLRQAAAECNAVILSGFPARS; encoded by the coding sequence ATGGCGAACGCGCCTAAGGGATATATCATCTTGACCGAGGCCATCAAGGACCCCGCGGGCATGGTCGCCTACGGTAAGGCGGCGGGGCCGACGATGGCCAACGCCACCATCCTGGCCGTCGAGACCCAGCATGAGGTGCTGGAGGGCGAGTGGCACGGAAACCAAACCGTGGTGTTGGAATTCGAATCCGTCGACGCGGCCCGTGCTTGGTACAACTCCGAGGGTTACCAGGAGGCGGTGAAGCTGCGGCAGGCCGCGGCCGAGTGCAACGCGGTGATCCTGTCGGGATTCCCGGCGCGCTCCTGA
- a CDS encoding ferredoxin: MKAWVDPDRCAGHGICTTICPQVFAINDDGYSEVTVGEVPAEFEDAVRDAIKQCPERAIDDVTDHQES, from the coding sequence ATGAAAGCCTGGGTTGACCCGGATCGCTGTGCCGGACACGGCATCTGCACCACGATCTGCCCGCAGGTGTTCGCCATCAACGACGACGGCTACTCCGAGGTCACCGTCGGCGAGGTGCCGGCAGAGTTCGAAGACGCCGTCCGCGACGCCATCAAGCAATGCCCAGAACGTGCCATCGACGACGTCACCGACCATCAGGAGAGCTAA
- a CDS encoding cytochrome P450, which translates to MDPDTIDFFTDQTVVGDPYPYLRALRERSPVSREPHHGVMMVTGWDEACAVAGNAEVFSSCIAVTGPFPGFPVPLDGDLGGETVAGLIDKHRDELPFSDQLPTLDPPTHTNHRALLMRLLTPKRLKENEDAMWELADAVLDDFLAPGAGEFIGGFAAPFTLLVIADLLGVPDEDRDDFVKNIQHNAGGGIGSTDAKALAHSPLEFLYATFAGYIADRRSAPRADVLTGMAEATFPDGSIPDPMDVAKVAANVYSAGQETTVRLLGSALRIIGERPDIQQRLRDDRSLIPNFIEEVLRFESPVKGDFRLSRVDSEIGGVHVPAGTTLMVLAAGANRDPRRFTDPETFDPARSNARQHITFGRGIHSCAGAPLARAETRIAIERLLDRTTDIRISDELHGPAGARQFHYIPTYILRGLIQLNLEFTPAERPAR; encoded by the coding sequence ATGGATCCAGACACGATCGACTTCTTCACCGACCAAACGGTGGTCGGCGACCCCTACCCCTATCTGCGCGCGCTGCGTGAGCGGTCGCCGGTAAGCCGCGAGCCGCACCACGGCGTGATGATGGTGACCGGCTGGGACGAAGCGTGTGCGGTGGCCGGCAACGCCGAAGTGTTCTCTTCGTGTATCGCGGTGACCGGGCCCTTCCCTGGCTTCCCGGTACCGCTCGACGGCGACCTGGGGGGCGAGACCGTTGCGGGTCTGATCGACAAGCACCGCGACGAGCTGCCGTTCAGCGATCAGCTGCCGACCCTGGATCCGCCGACGCACACCAATCACCGCGCGTTGCTGATGCGGCTGCTCACCCCCAAGCGCCTCAAGGAGAACGAGGACGCCATGTGGGAGCTCGCCGATGCGGTGCTCGACGATTTCCTGGCGCCGGGCGCCGGTGAGTTCATCGGCGGATTCGCCGCCCCGTTCACCCTGCTGGTCATCGCGGATCTGCTGGGTGTCCCGGATGAAGATCGTGATGACTTCGTCAAGAACATTCAGCACAACGCCGGGGGCGGGATCGGCAGCACCGATGCCAAGGCGCTGGCGCACAGCCCGTTGGAGTTCCTCTACGCCACGTTCGCCGGCTATATCGCCGACCGTCGCAGTGCACCGCGCGCCGACGTGCTGACCGGCATGGCGGAGGCGACCTTCCCCGACGGTTCCATTCCGGACCCGATGGACGTGGCCAAGGTGGCCGCCAATGTCTACTCGGCAGGCCAGGAAACCACGGTGCGGCTGCTCGGTTCCGCGCTGAGGATCATTGGGGAGCGGCCCGACATCCAGCAGCGCCTCCGTGATGACCGCAGTCTTATCCCGAACTTCATCGAGGAGGTGCTGCGCTTCGAGAGCCCGGTCAAGGGGGACTTCCGGCTGTCGCGGGTGGACTCCGAGATCGGTGGAGTGCATGTCCCTGCCGGCACGACGCTGATGGTGCTGGCGGCCGGGGCGAACCGGGATCCGCGCCGGTTTACCGACCCTGAGACCTTCGACCCCGCGCGCTCGAATGCTCGTCAGCACATCACCTTTGGACGTGGTATCCACAGCTGCGCCGGTGCGCCGCTGGCCCGCGCTGAGACCCGCATCGCCATCGAGCGGCTGCTGGACCGCACCACCGACATCAGGATCTCCGACGAATTGCACGGCCCGGCCGGTGCGCGCCAGTTCCACTACATCCCGACCTACATCCTGCGCGGACTGATCCAATTGAACCTGGAATTCACCCCGGCTGAACGGCCGGCGCGATGA
- a CDS encoding amidohydrolase family protein, with protein sequence MHKDDMILISVDDHTVEPPDMFANHLPRKYLDDAPRLVHNADGSDSWQFRDVVIPNVALNAVAGRPKEEYGLEPQGLDEIRPGCYNVDERVKDMNAGGILGSICFPSFPGFAGRLFATDDADFSVALVQAYNDWHIDEWCGAYPGRFIPMAIPVIWDAQKCADEVRRVSKKGVHALTFTENPAAMGYPSFHDAYWDPLWQALCDTDMVLNVHIGSSGKLAITAPDAPMDVMITLQPMNIVQAAADLLWSRPIKQYPDLKIALSEGGTGWIPYFLERVDRTYEMHSTWTGQDFGGKVPSEVFREHFLTCFISDPVGVQLRHLIGIDNIAWEADYPHSDSMWPGAPEELWDVLTANNVSDDDINKMTHQNAMRWYSFDPFSHIPREQAGVGALRKAAEGHDVSIRALSHHKDGDRQANALMEAARSNS encoded by the coding sequence GTGCACAAGGACGACATGATTCTGATCAGCGTCGACGACCACACCGTTGAACCACCGGACATGTTCGCCAACCACCTGCCGCGCAAGTACCTCGACGACGCGCCGCGTCTGGTGCACAACGCGGATGGTTCCGACTCCTGGCAGTTCCGCGACGTGGTGATCCCTAACGTCGCGCTCAACGCGGTCGCGGGCCGGCCCAAAGAGGAGTACGGGCTGGAGCCGCAGGGCCTCGATGAGATCCGGCCCGGTTGCTACAACGTCGACGAGCGGGTCAAGGACATGAATGCCGGCGGGATTCTGGGCTCGATCTGCTTCCCGTCGTTCCCCGGCTTTGCCGGTCGACTCTTCGCCACCGACGACGCGGACTTCTCGGTGGCGCTGGTGCAGGCCTACAACGACTGGCACATCGACGAGTGGTGCGGGGCCTATCCCGGGCGTTTCATCCCGATGGCGATACCGGTTATCTGGGATGCGCAGAAGTGTGCCGACGAGGTGCGGCGGGTGTCCAAGAAGGGCGTGCATGCCTTGACGTTCACCGAGAACCCGGCTGCGATGGGCTACCCGAGTTTTCACGACGCGTATTGGGACCCGCTGTGGCAGGCGCTGTGCGACACCGACATGGTGCTCAATGTGCACATCGGATCGTCCGGGAAGCTGGCCATCACCGCTCCTGATGCGCCGATGGACGTGATGATCACCCTGCAGCCGATGAATATCGTCCAAGCCGCCGCGGATCTGTTGTGGTCGCGGCCGATCAAGCAGTATCCGGACCTCAAGATCGCCCTGTCTGAGGGTGGCACCGGGTGGATCCCGTACTTCCTGGAGCGCGTGGATCGCACCTACGAGATGCATTCGACCTGGACCGGTCAGGACTTCGGCGGGAAGGTTCCCTCCGAGGTATTCCGGGAGCACTTCCTGACCTGTTTCATCTCCGATCCGGTGGGTGTTCAGCTGCGCCACCTGATCGGTATCGACAACATCGCCTGGGAGGCCGATTACCCGCACAGCGACTCGATGTGGCCCGGGGCGCCCGAAGAGTTGTGGGATGTGCTGACCGCCAACAATGTGTCCGATGACGACATCAACAAGATGACTCACCAGAACGCCATGCGCTGGTATTCGTTCGATCCGTTCTCGCACATACCCCGTGAGCAGGCGGGAGTCGGCGCGCTGCGGAAGGCGGCCGAGGGCCACGACGTCTCGATCCGTGCGCTCAGCCACCACAAGGATGGCGATCGCCAGGCGAATGCGTTGATGGAGGCCGCGCGGTCGAACAGCTGA
- a CDS encoding carboxymuconolactone decarboxylase family protein, whose translation MRLTPLSESQWDEEAVQRALAQVLTADRRNPRDAGSAMTMLVHHPKLARAFLKFNVELLYRSTLPGNLRELAILRTAHRRGCEYEWVHHITIGKEAGLTDSDIEDLQHGTGRDELYQAVVNAADELEEASRLSPATEAVLAKHLDEQQLMELVFTVGCYSMLAMAFNTFGVELDEESESER comes from the coding sequence ATGCGCCTGACTCCGCTGTCGGAGTCCCAGTGGGACGAGGAGGCGGTCCAGCGTGCGCTGGCCCAGGTGCTGACCGCCGATCGGCGCAACCCCCGCGACGCCGGGTCGGCGATGACCATGCTGGTTCACCACCCGAAGCTGGCCCGGGCCTTTCTCAAATTCAATGTCGAACTGCTGTACCGCTCAACGCTGCCCGGAAACCTTCGCGAACTTGCGATCCTGCGGACCGCCCACCGCCGCGGCTGCGAATACGAGTGGGTGCACCACATCACGATCGGCAAAGAAGCCGGCCTCACCGACTCCGACATCGAAGACCTGCAGCACGGCACGGGACGCGATGAGCTGTACCAGGCCGTGGTGAACGCAGCCGACGAACTCGAGGAGGCCTCCCGGCTCTCCCCCGCCACCGAGGCGGTCCTCGCCAAACACCTGGACGAGCAACAACTGATGGAACTCGTCTTCACGGTCGGCTGCTACAGCATGTTGGCCATGGCATTCAACACCTTTGGCGTTGAGCTTGACGAAGAATCCGAATCAGAAAGGTAG